In Streptomyces nojiriensis, one genomic interval encodes:
- a CDS encoding sensor histidine kinase: MPYFLLAQVVVGVVVGGVNAFDSGPLTFLAYAACLPLVAVTALVGPVRPMSVAAVRAMCEVPGERLADGPARSWAARGRASAWWTLHLGTGALISGMTLAVPPMALLLIAVPVVGRLHDVQLGYGWFATDADPYVAPLLGIGLLAGLTLCAVGAGNLLARMAPVLLGPTAADRLAAAEERAADLAVRNRLARELHDAVGHALSAVTLQAAAARRMLERDPDFVREALAAIEDTTRRTVGELDAVLGLLRDGDAARPDAAPAPTLAADLDGLLARTRAAGTTVTAHQDPGPAGDWAALPAIASREAYRIVQEGLTNALRHGAGPVDLRIRVQAGPGTAHREVEITMTNPPAAPAAEDRETRTTGGRGLRGAAERAALLGGSVEAGPHGDRWRLRAVLPLAGEPR; this comes from the coding sequence ATGCCGTACTTCCTGCTCGCACAGGTGGTGGTCGGTGTCGTCGTCGGCGGGGTCAACGCCTTCGACTCCGGGCCGCTCACCTTCCTCGCCTACGCCGCCTGCCTGCCCCTCGTCGCCGTCACCGCGCTGGTCGGGCCGGTCCGGCCGATGTCGGTGGCCGCCGTCCGGGCCATGTGCGAGGTGCCGGGGGAGCGGTTGGCCGACGGGCCGGCCAGGTCCTGGGCCGCCCGGGGGCGGGCCTCGGCCTGGTGGACCCTGCACCTGGGGACCGGCGCGCTGATCAGCGGAATGACCCTCGCGGTGCCGCCCATGGCGCTCCTGCTGATCGCGGTGCCGGTCGTGGGGCGGCTGCACGACGTCCAGTTGGGGTACGGCTGGTTCGCCACGGACGCCGACCCGTACGTCGCCCCCCTGCTCGGGATCGGGCTGCTGGCCGGGCTCACCCTGTGCGCGGTCGGGGCCGGGAACCTGCTGGCCAGGATGGCGCCCGTACTGCTCGGGCCCACGGCGGCGGACCGGCTGGCCGCGGCCGAGGAGCGGGCCGCCGACCTGGCCGTGCGCAACCGGCTGGCCCGTGAGCTGCACGACGCGGTCGGGCACGCCCTGAGCGCGGTCACCCTCCAGGCCGCCGCCGCCCGGCGGATGCTGGAGCGCGACCCCGACTTCGTACGGGAGGCGCTGGCCGCGATCGAGGACACCACGCGGCGGACGGTGGGCGAGCTCGACGCCGTACTGGGCCTGCTGCGGGACGGGGACGCGGCCCGGCCGGACGCCGCGCCCGCGCCCACCCTCGCCGCCGACCTCGACGGGCTGCTGGCCCGTACCCGGGCCGCCGGCACCACCGTCACCGCGCACCAGGACCCCGGACCCGCCGGGGACTGGGCCGCCCTCCCGGCGATCGCCTCCCGCGAGGCGTACCGGATCGTCCAGGAGGGCCTCACCAACGCCCTGCGCCACGGGGCGGGCCCGGTGGATCTGCGGATCCGCGTCCAGGCCGGCCCCGGCACCGCACACCGTGAAGTGGAGATCACCATGACCAATCCGCCGGCGGCGCCCGCCGCCGAGGACCGGGAGACCCGTACCACCGGGGGTCGCGGGCTGCGCGGCGCCGCGGAACGGGCCGCACTGCTCGGCGGCAGCGTCGAGGCCGGCCCGCACGGGGACCGGTGGCGGCTGCGGGCCGTCCTCCCGCTCGCCGGGGAGCCCCGATGA
- a CDS encoding IclR family transcriptional regulator — protein MTTTESGIPAQAAPVKSAVRTVLLLEHFAARPGLHSLADIQNDLSLPKSSLYMLLRTLVNLGWVETDATGTRYGIGVRALLVGSSYIDGDEVVAAARPTLDRLSDDTTETIHLARLDGTSVVYLATRQSQHYLRPFTRVGRRLPVHSTALGKALLATHTDQEVRGLLPRRLEAVTEHTITDREQLIEELALVREQGYALDREENTLGLRCFGVAVPYRTPARDAVSCSVPVARLTGEHEQVIKAALFEARDRLSVVTRRM, from the coding sequence ATGACGACGACCGAGTCGGGGATCCCTGCCCAGGCGGCGCCGGTCAAATCGGCCGTGCGGACCGTCCTGCTGCTGGAGCACTTCGCGGCGCGGCCGGGGCTGCACAGCCTGGCCGACATCCAGAACGACCTCTCCCTGCCGAAGTCCAGCCTCTACATGCTGCTGCGGACGCTCGTGAACCTGGGGTGGGTGGAGACGGACGCGACGGGCACCCGGTACGGCATCGGCGTACGGGCCCTGCTGGTCGGCAGTTCGTACATCGACGGCGACGAGGTGGTCGCCGCGGCCCGGCCCACCCTGGACCGGCTCTCCGACGACACGACGGAGACCATCCACCTGGCCCGGCTGGACGGGACGAGCGTGGTCTACCTCGCCACCCGGCAGTCCCAGCACTACCTGCGTCCCTTCACCCGGGTCGGGCGGCGGCTGCCCGTGCACTCGACGGCGCTGGGCAAGGCCCTGCTGGCCACGCACACGGACCAGGAGGTACGGGGGCTGCTGCCGCGGCGGCTGGAGGCGGTCACCGAGCACACCATCACCGACCGGGAGCAGCTCATCGAGGAGCTGGCGCTGGTACGGGAACAGGGGTACGCGCTGGACCGGGAGGAGAACACGCTCGGGCTGCGCTGCTTCGGGGTGGCCGTGCCGTACCGGACGCCGGCGCGGGACGCGGTGAGCTGCTCGGTGCCGGTGGCCCGGCTGACGGGGGAGCACGAGCAGGTCATCAAGGCGGCGCTGTTCGAGGCGCGGGACCGGCTGTCGGTGGTCACGCGCCGGATGTGA